A single Ctenopharyngodon idella isolate HZGC_01 chromosome 22, HZGC01, whole genome shotgun sequence DNA region contains:
- the tns2a gene encoding tensin-2 isoform X1: MGCALCADSCGDEPDPVPVRGSVRRERAKSRGNMRLTKAGKGEPHVFKEKTFKKKRQCGVCRQSVESLGSFCRVCKTATHKKCEAKINTACIPAQPSELRRGTSSSRHIQHLGSTKSLTYTKQRNTLPRSFSVDRVMDRVMERHYDFDLTYITERIISVFFPPLLEEQRYRLNLREVAAMLKSKHQDKFLLFNLSERRHDISRLNPKVHDFGWPDMHAPPLDKICAMCKAMEKWLNSDPQHVVVLHCKGNKGKTGVIIAAYMHYSKISAGADQALSTLAMRKFCEDKVSSSLQPSQNRYIYYFGGLLSGAIKMNSSPLFLHQVLIPTIPNFQEDGGFFPFLKIYQSMQLVYTSGIYDLQGSGSRRLIVTIEPALLLKGDIMVKCYHRRVQSAERDSVFRLQFHTCTIHGAQLWFGKGELDEACSDDKFPSDATVEFVFSSGPEKIKGRVTQRNDPSVSVDYNTNDPVVRWDSYENFNQRHQDSLEDIAHTRGPLDGSLYAQVKKRRAAGSTSLPSTNGSPTRSSDERPSQLLSVSTDSGHSSVPPDRLDEPTRPAPPTQQEREDLERLLGGIEGDGGRDRDRETAILDDGDSLPPERTGSLRLGRSCSCRVGYRSQRCAEPGCDGLHHLSNGYCLDRPTTSNGHTGTPSSGMPSVIGLCQHHSAHPHQSLPPPDLLWDRQQGPQHYLHRTCSEGPSRHLYPYPSQEISPHPHSLSPRLLCRADEYIPYHHHNHPPHPKPSGPYHDVMMVDGLVTPACPCRDCCLRREDFHTLRLDREEAIHWEREAELHRDTGLRRGREADMPRGAEIWDREAGLRRGREMSLHWDRDREAELQWEREREAEYWHRRTAVSPYGPHGHELPAFNFDPLPAGHPAYPEPSRSHSHSHLDLKYSSSSSGYQTPHQTCPCSPYQPSPSESRGYASGYQSESTSPLPPPSASCPGPVHHASGPSENPTDPHPQQYPSGTNTDCPGADSIGWRSHITHGSLRRTHRDPHAPCSTPSDISGPPTPVHTSSPLRTQESPSLSVREYDSREVNSENSLAHSLNRPHPPALQNTSPESRQPILSSNQEIAEIHPFPSTPTTAQQPSPHSPPTTPPTPQISAENPTPLISPSESTQPQTNCSPTAATVPPTGEMVPLSTETAKPARSPRPSSPISTESIPAHLQTNGVSPSPEPDVPKPASSAPASPQPPTGDHESSSSPEPPVPGFATLGRKLMLGSETSLLTGHSMDGSPNSTPTFPISPACCTPSPPPGSYSGCPAASVPQPPLPEKRRPSGQPGSPSGRSGTLRASMSHQPSGQHHVTFSPSVGELTMPAGQGEVVVEGEMGSRVSVKFVQDSSRFWYKPGISREQAIAALKEREPGSFLIRDSNSFQGAYGLALKVASPPPNVNNHSSKVGGDPLEQLVRHFLIETGPRGVKIKGCQNEPYFGSLSALVYQHSITPISLPCALRIPEKDPIGEVLEVQPASNMSTAADLLKQGAACNVLYLNSVETESLTGPQAIAKATGATMSRNPRPSATVVHFKVSAQGITLTDSQRRVFFRRHYPINSVTYSSVDPQDRRWTNSDSTTSKVFGFVAKKPGSVAENVCHLFAELDPEQPATAIVNFINKVMLAPQRR; the protein is encoded by the exons tctgcaaaacagccactcatAAGAAATGCGAAGCCAag ATCAACACAGCCTGCATCCCAGCGCAGCCCTCCGAACTG CGAAGGGGAACATCCTCCTCTAGACACATTCAGCATCTG GGCTCGACCAAGTCTCTGACCTACACTAAACAGAGAAACACTCTCCCGAG GAGCTTCAGTGTGGATCGGGTGATGGACAGAGTGATGGAGAGGCACTATGATTTCGACCTCACATACATCACAGAGAGGATCAtctctgtcttttttcctcCTCTGCTGGAAGAACAGCGGTACCGCCTCAACCTCAGGGAGGTGGCAGCCATGCTCAAGTCCAAACACCAGGACAAGTTTCTG TTATTCAATCTGTCTGAGCGAAGGCATGATATCAGCCGTTTAAACCCAAAG gTTCATGACTTCGGTTGGCCAGACATGCACGCTCCTCCACTGGATAAGATCTGTGCCATGTGCAAAGCCATGGAGAAATGGCTGAACTCCGACCCCCAGCATGTGGTCGTTCTGCACTGTAAG GGCAACAAAGGAAAGACAGGTGTTATCATTGCTGCCTACATGCATTACAGCAAGATATCAGCAGG GGCAGATCAGGCCCTCAGCACATTGGCCATGAGGAAGTTTTGTGAAGATAAAGTGTCGTCTTCTCTCCAGCCCTCTCAGAACAG GTATATCTATTACTTTGGAGGGCTGCTCTCAGGGGCCATCAAAATGAACAGCAgtcctctcttcctccatcaGGTCCTCATTCCTACCATCCCCAACTTCCAGGAAGATGGAG GTTTCTTCCCTTTCCTGAAGATCTATCAGTCCATGCAGCTCGTCTACACTTCTGGCATATA TGATCTGCAGGGCTCTGGGAGCAGACGGCTGATTGTTACTATTGAGCCTGCACTGCTGCTGAAAGGAGACATCATG GTGAAGTGTTATCACAGACGGGTTCAGTCTGCTGAGAGGGACTCTGTGTTTCGACTGCAGTTTCATACATGCACCATTCATGGAGCTCAGCTCTGGTTTGGCAAAGGGGAACTGGATGAAGCTTGTTCAG ATGACAAATTTCCCTCCGATGCCACAGTGGAGTTTGTATTTTCATCTGGGCCTGAGAAAATCAAAG gGAGAGTGACCCAGAGAAATGATCCATCTGTCAGCGTGGACTATAACACGAATGATCCGGTGGTGCGCTGGGACTCTTATGAGAACTTCAATCAGAGACATCAGGACAGCCTAGAGG ATATTGCACACACACGTGGACCTCTAGATGGCAGTCTGTACGCACAAGTTAAAAAGCGCCGCGCTGCTGGCTCCACCTCCCTGCCATCCACCAATGGGAGCCCTACAAGGAGCTCTGATGAAAGGCCAAGTCAGCTTCTGTCTGTCAGCACTGATTCTGGACACTCATCTGTCCCACCTGACCGGCTCGATGAACCAACTCGACCGGCCCCGCCTACTCAGCAAGAGAGAGAGGATCTTGAGCGTCTACTGGGTGGGATTGAAGGTGATGGAGGGAGAGATCGTGACCGAGAGACAGCCATTTTGGATGACGGCGATTCCTTGCCACCTGAAAGGACTGGGTCACTGAGGTTAGGTCGTTCATGCTCATGCCGGGTGGGCTACCGATCCCAGCGTTGTGCCGAGCCTGGATGCGATGGACTCCACCACTTATCAAATGGTTATTGCCTTGATCGTCCCACCACTAGTAATGGACACACAGGGACTCCTTCTTCAGGTATGCCATCCGTCATTGGGCTATGCCAACACCACAGTGCCCATCCTCACCAATCCCTGCCGCCTCCAGACCTGCTCTGGGACCGGCAACAAGGTCCACAGCACTACCTTCATCGCACTTGCTCAGAGGGACCATCACGCCACCTGTATCCATATCCGTCCCAAGAGATCAGCCCCCATCCTCATAGTCTGTCTCCCCGACTACTCTGCAGGGCGGATGAGTACATTCCATACCATCACCATAACCATCCACCTCACCCCAAACCCAGCGGCCCCTATCACGATGTCATGATGGTAGATGGCCTAGTGACGCCCGCCTGCCCCTGTCGGGACTGCTGTCTACGACGAGAAGATTTCCACACCCTCCGTTTAGACAGAGAGGAGGCAATACACTGGGAGAGGGAGGCAGAGCTTCACCGGGACACAGGGTTAAGACGGGGCAGAGAGGCTGATATGCCAAGAGGGGCGGAGATATGGGATCGGGAAGCAGGGCTAAGGAGGGGACGAGAAATGTCTCTCCACTGGGACAGAGATCGAGAAGCAGAACTACAGTgggagagagaacgagaggcAGAATACTGGCACAGAAGGACCGCCGTATCCCCCTACGGGCCCCACGGTCATGAATTACCTGCATTTAACTTCGATCCCCTCCCTGCAGGCCATCCCGCATACCCCGAACCCTCCCGGTCGCACTCTCATTCCCATCTGGATCTCAAATACAGCAGCAGCTCCAGTGGGTACCAGACACCACACCAGACGTGCCCCTGCTCCCCTTACCAGCCGTCACCCTCAGAGAGCCGTGGATACGCCTCAGGTTACCAGTCTGAGTCCACGTCTCCTCTTCCACCTCCCTCCGCCTCCTGCCCTGGCCCAGTGCACCATGCCAGCGGACCTTCAGAGAACCCAACAGATCCCCATCCTCAGCAGTACCCCTCTGGCACAAATACAG ATTGCCCTGGTGCAGACAGCATAGGCTGGCGTAGTCACATTACCCATGGTTCCCTGCGGCGGACACATCGAGATCCACATGCTCCATGTTCAACACCCTCTGATATTTCAGGACCTCCAACACCAGTCCACACAAGCAGCCCTTTGCGAACGCAGGAGAG TCCAAGCCTGAGTGTCCGAGAGTACGACTCAAGAGAGGTGAACAGTGAAAACAGTTTGGCCCACTCCCTCAACAGGCCACACCCACCTGCCCTACAGAATACCAGTCCAGAGTCTCGGCAACCTATACTGTCTTCCAATCAAGAGATTGCTGAGATACACCCTTTTCCTTCCACACCCACCACTGCCCAACAACCCTCCCCCCATTCCCCGCCTACGACACCTCCCACCCCACAAATCTCAGCAGAAAACCCCACCCCCTTAATATCTCCATCAGAATCCACCCAACCACAGACAAACTGCTCACCTACTGCTGCTACAGTGCCACCCACAGGGGAAATGGTACCACTGTCAACCGAGACTGCTAAACCAGCACGTTCACCACGTCCCTCCTCCCCCATCTCAACTGAGTCCATCCCAGCTCACTTGCAGACTAATGGAGTATCACCATCTCCAGAGCCAGATGTCCCTAAACCTGCTTCTTCTGCCCCTGCGTCTCCTCAGCCACCCACTGGTGACCACGAGAGTTCTTCCTCCCCTGAACCCCCAGTACCTGGATTTGCGACCCTGGGCAGGAAGCTGATGTTGGGCTCTGAAACCTCACTTCTTACAGGACACAGTATGGACGGCAGCCCCAACTCCACTCCTACCTTCCCTATCTCTCCAGCCTGTTGCACCCCATCTCCTCCACCAGGCTCTTACTCAGGATGCCCAGCCGCTTCTGTCCCACAGCCTCCTCTCCCTGAGAAACGCCGCCCTTCCGGGCAACCAGGCTCACCCAGTGGGAGATCTGGAACGCTGAGGGCGTCCATGAGTCATCAGCCCTCTGGGCAGCACCACGTTACATTCTCACCTTCAGTAGGAGAGCTGACCATGCCTGCTGGGCAGGGAGAAGTTGTTGTGGAGGGTGAGATGGGCAGCCGTGTCAGTGTAAAATTTGTGCAGGACAGCTCTCGGTTTTGGTATAAACCTGGCATCTCCAGAGAGCAAG CTATAGCagcactgaaggaaagagagcCAGGGTCCTTCCTCATCCGAGACAGTAACTCTTTCCAGGGGGCCTACGGTCTGGCCCTGAAAGTTGCCAGCCCACCCCCCAACGTCAATAACCATAGCAGCAAAG TAGGAGGGGACCCTCTGGAACAGCTGGTTCGACACTTCCTGATTGAGACAGGGCCTCGAGGAGTAAAGATCAAGGGCTGTCAAAACGAGCCCTACTTTG GGAGTCTTTCAGCACTCGTGTATCAGCATTCCATTACACCTATCTCTCTGCCCTGTGCCCTCCGCATCCCAGAGAAAG ACCCAATAGGTGAAGTTCTAGAGGTTCAGCCAGCCAGTAACATGAGTACAGCTGCAGACCTTCTGAAACAGGGAGCAG CCTGCAATGTGCTGTACCTGAACTCAGTGGAGACCGAGTCTCTCACGGGGCCCCAGGCTATCGCCAAGGCCACAGGGGCCACGATGTCACGCAACCCTCGCCCCTCTGCGACAGTGGTCCACTTTAAGGTGTCAGCCCAGGGCATTACACTGACAGACAGTCAGCGCAG GGTGTTCTTCAGGAGACATTATCCAATCAACAGCGTGACTTACAGCAGTGTGGACCCACAAGACAGGAG GTGGACTAACTCAGACAGCACGACCTCTAA AGTATTTGGTTTCGTTGCCAAGAAGCCCGGCAGCGTGGCGGAGAACGTTTGCCATCTTTTCGCAGAGCTGGATCCCGAACAGCCTGCGACTGCCATCGTCAACTTCATTAACAAAGTAATGCTGGCACCGCAGAGACGCTAG
- the tns2a gene encoding tensin-2 isoform X2 codes for MGCALCADSCGDEPDPVPVRGSVRRERAKSRGNMRLTKAGKGEPHVFKEKTFKKKRQCGVCRQSVESLGSFCRVCKTATHKKCEAKINTACIPAQPSELRRGTSSSRHIQHLGSTKSLTYTKQRNTLPRSFSVDRVMDRVMERHYDFDLTYITERIISVFFPPLLEEQRYRLNLREVAAMLKSKHQDKFLLFNLSERRHDISRLNPKVHDFGWPDMHAPPLDKICAMCKAMEKWLNSDPQHVVVLHCKGNKGKTGVIIAAYMHYSKISAGADQALSTLAMRKFCEDKVSSSLQPSQNRYIYYFGGLLSGAIKMNSSPLFLHQVLIPTIPNFQEDGGFFPFLKIYQSMQLVYTSGIYDLQGSGSRRLIVTIEPALLLKGDIMVKCYHRRVQSAERDSVFRLQFHTCTIHGAQLWFGKGELDEACSDDKFPSDATVEFVFSSGPEKIKGRVTQRNDPSVSVDYNTNDPVVRWDSYENFNQRHQDSLEDIAHTRGPLDGSLYAQVKKRRAAGSTSLPSTNGSPTRSSDERPSQLLSVSTDSGHSSVPPDRLDEPTRPAPPTQQEREDLERLLGGIEGDGGRDRDRETAILDDGDSLPPERTGSLRLGRSCSCRVGYRSQRCAEPGCDGLHHLSNGYCLDRPTTSNGHTGTPSSGMPSVIGLCQHHSAHPHQSLPPPDLLWDRQQGPQHYLHRTCSEGPSRHLYPYPSQEISPHPHSLSPRLLCRADEYIPYHHHNHPPHPKPSGPYHDVMMVDGLVTPACPCRDCCLRREDFHTLRLDREEAIHWEREAELHRDTGLRRGREADMPRGAEIWDREAGLRRGREMSLHWDRDREAELQWEREREAEYWHRRTAVSPYGPHGHELPAFNFDPLPAGHPAYPEPSRSHSHSHLDLKYSSSSSGYQTPHQTCPCSPYQPSPSESRGYASGYQSESTSPLPPPSASCPGPVHHASGPSENPTDPHPQQYPSGTNTDCPGADSIGWRSHITHGSLRRTHRDPHAPCSTPSDISGPPTPVHTSSPLRTQESPSLSVREYDSREVNSENSLAHSLNRPHPPALQNTSPESRQPILSSNQEIAEIHPFPSTPTTAQQPSPHSPPTTPPTPQISAENPTPLISPSESTQPQTNCSPTAATVPPTGEMVPLSTETAKPARSPRPSSPISTESIPAHLQTNGVSPSPEPDVPKPASSAPASPQPPTGDHESSSSPEPPVPGFATLGRKLMLGSETSLLTGHSMDGSPNSTPTFPISPACCTPSPPPGSYSGCPAASVPQPPLPEKRRPSGQPGSPSGRSGTLRASMSHQPSGQHHVTFSPSVGELTMPAGQGEVVVEGEMGSRVSVKFVQDSSRFWYKPGISREQAIAALKEREPGSFLIRDSNSFQGAYGLALKVASPPPNVNNHSSKGGDPLEQLVRHFLIETGPRGVKIKGCQNEPYFGSLSALVYQHSITPISLPCALRIPEKDPIGEVLEVQPASNMSTAADLLKQGAACNVLYLNSVETESLTGPQAIAKATGATMSRNPRPSATVVHFKVSAQGITLTDSQRRVFFRRHYPINSVTYSSVDPQDRRWTNSDSTTSKVFGFVAKKPGSVAENVCHLFAELDPEQPATAIVNFINKVMLAPQRR; via the exons tctgcaaaacagccactcatAAGAAATGCGAAGCCAag ATCAACACAGCCTGCATCCCAGCGCAGCCCTCCGAACTG CGAAGGGGAACATCCTCCTCTAGACACATTCAGCATCTG GGCTCGACCAAGTCTCTGACCTACACTAAACAGAGAAACACTCTCCCGAG GAGCTTCAGTGTGGATCGGGTGATGGACAGAGTGATGGAGAGGCACTATGATTTCGACCTCACATACATCACAGAGAGGATCAtctctgtcttttttcctcCTCTGCTGGAAGAACAGCGGTACCGCCTCAACCTCAGGGAGGTGGCAGCCATGCTCAAGTCCAAACACCAGGACAAGTTTCTG TTATTCAATCTGTCTGAGCGAAGGCATGATATCAGCCGTTTAAACCCAAAG gTTCATGACTTCGGTTGGCCAGACATGCACGCTCCTCCACTGGATAAGATCTGTGCCATGTGCAAAGCCATGGAGAAATGGCTGAACTCCGACCCCCAGCATGTGGTCGTTCTGCACTGTAAG GGCAACAAAGGAAAGACAGGTGTTATCATTGCTGCCTACATGCATTACAGCAAGATATCAGCAGG GGCAGATCAGGCCCTCAGCACATTGGCCATGAGGAAGTTTTGTGAAGATAAAGTGTCGTCTTCTCTCCAGCCCTCTCAGAACAG GTATATCTATTACTTTGGAGGGCTGCTCTCAGGGGCCATCAAAATGAACAGCAgtcctctcttcctccatcaGGTCCTCATTCCTACCATCCCCAACTTCCAGGAAGATGGAG GTTTCTTCCCTTTCCTGAAGATCTATCAGTCCATGCAGCTCGTCTACACTTCTGGCATATA TGATCTGCAGGGCTCTGGGAGCAGACGGCTGATTGTTACTATTGAGCCTGCACTGCTGCTGAAAGGAGACATCATG GTGAAGTGTTATCACAGACGGGTTCAGTCTGCTGAGAGGGACTCTGTGTTTCGACTGCAGTTTCATACATGCACCATTCATGGAGCTCAGCTCTGGTTTGGCAAAGGGGAACTGGATGAAGCTTGTTCAG ATGACAAATTTCCCTCCGATGCCACAGTGGAGTTTGTATTTTCATCTGGGCCTGAGAAAATCAAAG gGAGAGTGACCCAGAGAAATGATCCATCTGTCAGCGTGGACTATAACACGAATGATCCGGTGGTGCGCTGGGACTCTTATGAGAACTTCAATCAGAGACATCAGGACAGCCTAGAGG ATATTGCACACACACGTGGACCTCTAGATGGCAGTCTGTACGCACAAGTTAAAAAGCGCCGCGCTGCTGGCTCCACCTCCCTGCCATCCACCAATGGGAGCCCTACAAGGAGCTCTGATGAAAGGCCAAGTCAGCTTCTGTCTGTCAGCACTGATTCTGGACACTCATCTGTCCCACCTGACCGGCTCGATGAACCAACTCGACCGGCCCCGCCTACTCAGCAAGAGAGAGAGGATCTTGAGCGTCTACTGGGTGGGATTGAAGGTGATGGAGGGAGAGATCGTGACCGAGAGACAGCCATTTTGGATGACGGCGATTCCTTGCCACCTGAAAGGACTGGGTCACTGAGGTTAGGTCGTTCATGCTCATGCCGGGTGGGCTACCGATCCCAGCGTTGTGCCGAGCCTGGATGCGATGGACTCCACCACTTATCAAATGGTTATTGCCTTGATCGTCCCACCACTAGTAATGGACACACAGGGACTCCTTCTTCAGGTATGCCATCCGTCATTGGGCTATGCCAACACCACAGTGCCCATCCTCACCAATCCCTGCCGCCTCCAGACCTGCTCTGGGACCGGCAACAAGGTCCACAGCACTACCTTCATCGCACTTGCTCAGAGGGACCATCACGCCACCTGTATCCATATCCGTCCCAAGAGATCAGCCCCCATCCTCATAGTCTGTCTCCCCGACTACTCTGCAGGGCGGATGAGTACATTCCATACCATCACCATAACCATCCACCTCACCCCAAACCCAGCGGCCCCTATCACGATGTCATGATGGTAGATGGCCTAGTGACGCCCGCCTGCCCCTGTCGGGACTGCTGTCTACGACGAGAAGATTTCCACACCCTCCGTTTAGACAGAGAGGAGGCAATACACTGGGAGAGGGAGGCAGAGCTTCACCGGGACACAGGGTTAAGACGGGGCAGAGAGGCTGATATGCCAAGAGGGGCGGAGATATGGGATCGGGAAGCAGGGCTAAGGAGGGGACGAGAAATGTCTCTCCACTGGGACAGAGATCGAGAAGCAGAACTACAGTgggagagagaacgagaggcAGAATACTGGCACAGAAGGACCGCCGTATCCCCCTACGGGCCCCACGGTCATGAATTACCTGCATTTAACTTCGATCCCCTCCCTGCAGGCCATCCCGCATACCCCGAACCCTCCCGGTCGCACTCTCATTCCCATCTGGATCTCAAATACAGCAGCAGCTCCAGTGGGTACCAGACACCACACCAGACGTGCCCCTGCTCCCCTTACCAGCCGTCACCCTCAGAGAGCCGTGGATACGCCTCAGGTTACCAGTCTGAGTCCACGTCTCCTCTTCCACCTCCCTCCGCCTCCTGCCCTGGCCCAGTGCACCATGCCAGCGGACCTTCAGAGAACCCAACAGATCCCCATCCTCAGCAGTACCCCTCTGGCACAAATACAG ATTGCCCTGGTGCAGACAGCATAGGCTGGCGTAGTCACATTACCCATGGTTCCCTGCGGCGGACACATCGAGATCCACATGCTCCATGTTCAACACCCTCTGATATTTCAGGACCTCCAACACCAGTCCACACAAGCAGCCCTTTGCGAACGCAGGAGAG TCCAAGCCTGAGTGTCCGAGAGTACGACTCAAGAGAGGTGAACAGTGAAAACAGTTTGGCCCACTCCCTCAACAGGCCACACCCACCTGCCCTACAGAATACCAGTCCAGAGTCTCGGCAACCTATACTGTCTTCCAATCAAGAGATTGCTGAGATACACCCTTTTCCTTCCACACCCACCACTGCCCAACAACCCTCCCCCCATTCCCCGCCTACGACACCTCCCACCCCACAAATCTCAGCAGAAAACCCCACCCCCTTAATATCTCCATCAGAATCCACCCAACCACAGACAAACTGCTCACCTACTGCTGCTACAGTGCCACCCACAGGGGAAATGGTACCACTGTCAACCGAGACTGCTAAACCAGCACGTTCACCACGTCCCTCCTCCCCCATCTCAACTGAGTCCATCCCAGCTCACTTGCAGACTAATGGAGTATCACCATCTCCAGAGCCAGATGTCCCTAAACCTGCTTCTTCTGCCCCTGCGTCTCCTCAGCCACCCACTGGTGACCACGAGAGTTCTTCCTCCCCTGAACCCCCAGTACCTGGATTTGCGACCCTGGGCAGGAAGCTGATGTTGGGCTCTGAAACCTCACTTCTTACAGGACACAGTATGGACGGCAGCCCCAACTCCACTCCTACCTTCCCTATCTCTCCAGCCTGTTGCACCCCATCTCCTCCACCAGGCTCTTACTCAGGATGCCCAGCCGCTTCTGTCCCACAGCCTCCTCTCCCTGAGAAACGCCGCCCTTCCGGGCAACCAGGCTCACCCAGTGGGAGATCTGGAACGCTGAGGGCGTCCATGAGTCATCAGCCCTCTGGGCAGCACCACGTTACATTCTCACCTTCAGTAGGAGAGCTGACCATGCCTGCTGGGCAGGGAGAAGTTGTTGTGGAGGGTGAGATGGGCAGCCGTGTCAGTGTAAAATTTGTGCAGGACAGCTCTCGGTTTTGGTATAAACCTGGCATCTCCAGAGAGCAAG CTATAGCagcactgaaggaaagagagcCAGGGTCCTTCCTCATCCGAGACAGTAACTCTTTCCAGGGGGCCTACGGTCTGGCCCTGAAAGTTGCCAGCCCACCCCCCAACGTCAATAACCATAGCAGCAAAG GAGGGGACCCTCTGGAACAGCTGGTTCGACACTTCCTGATTGAGACAGGGCCTCGAGGAGTAAAGATCAAGGGCTGTCAAAACGAGCCCTACTTTG GGAGTCTTTCAGCACTCGTGTATCAGCATTCCATTACACCTATCTCTCTGCCCTGTGCCCTCCGCATCCCAGAGAAAG ACCCAATAGGTGAAGTTCTAGAGGTTCAGCCAGCCAGTAACATGAGTACAGCTGCAGACCTTCTGAAACAGGGAGCAG CCTGCAATGTGCTGTACCTGAACTCAGTGGAGACCGAGTCTCTCACGGGGCCCCAGGCTATCGCCAAGGCCACAGGGGCCACGATGTCACGCAACCCTCGCCCCTCTGCGACAGTGGTCCACTTTAAGGTGTCAGCCCAGGGCATTACACTGACAGACAGTCAGCGCAG GGTGTTCTTCAGGAGACATTATCCAATCAACAGCGTGACTTACAGCAGTGTGGACCCACAAGACAGGAG GTGGACTAACTCAGACAGCACGACCTCTAA AGTATTTGGTTTCGTTGCCAAGAAGCCCGGCAGCGTGGCGGAGAACGTTTGCCATCTTTTCGCAGAGCTGGATCCCGAACAGCCTGCGACTGCCATCGTCAACTTCATTAACAAAGTAATGCTGGCACCGCAGAGACGCTAG